The Pseudomonadota bacterium nucleotide sequence TTTACAACTAAGAATGAAGGGGGCACCGGAATCGGGCTCTCTACCGTGAATTCAATCGTAGAGCAGCTCGGAGGGGCTATTGAGGTTGATTCACAGCAGGGAGTTGGCACTGAGTTTCGCATCATCTTTCCACTCCTCGCCGTAGAGGAGCAGACGGAGCTCTTGCAGGCGCAGGATGACTCGAAACCTCTCAAGGGGCGCGGTGAGCGAGTGCTTGTTATTGATGATGAATATGCCGTGCGTAATGTGCTGGGCCTTAGTCTTAGCCACCTTGGATACGCGATTGAGACCGCAGCCTCGGGGCTTGAAGGTATCGAGAAGTTTGTTAACGCCGGTGGGGATTTCGATCTCGTGATCCTCGATCTATTAATGCCGGGACTCTCTGGCGAAGAGGTCTTTAACCGGATCCTGGAGATTAATAGAGGCGCGCGTGTTCTGATCGTCAGCGGCTTTAGCTCTGAGCATGTTGTCCAGCGCATCCTTGAGTCTGGGGGTAGGGACTTTATTCAAAAGCCATTCTCAATTGAAGTTTTATCTAGAAAGGTACGCGGGTGCTTGTATGATTAAGGAGTACAAGGTCCGCAACATAACGATCAGTCCTGGGCTCGTTCTCTCCCCTATGAGCGGCGTAACTACTAGACCATTTCGCAAACTTGTTAAGCAACTAAACCCCAATTCTGTCGGATTATTGGTGAGCGAGTTCGTTTCCGTAGAGGGCATGACGAGGGGCTCGCTCCGCACACTAGAAATGATGCGATTCTCTGAGGAGGAGCGCCCATACTGCGTGCAGATCTTTGGGTACGAAATTAACCGTATGCGCGATGCCGCTTTGATGGTTCAGGATCTCGGCGTCGATATAGTTGATATTAACTGCGGCTGTCCAGCTCCTAAGGTCGTTAAACGGGGGGGCGGTTGCGAGCTGATGCGACAACCGGAGCACCTCGTGCAGATCGTGCGGGCGATTAAGGGCGCAATCTCTATTCCACTCACCCTTAAGATGAGGGCCGGATGGGATGATAGCTCGCGTAACGCAGTAGATCTTGCCAAAATACTTGAGTCTGAAGGGATAGAGGCGCTCGCAGTTCATGGTCGTACTAGGGCGCAGCTCTATCGTGGAGAGGCGGACTGGAGTTTGGTAGAGCAGGTGGCTAATGCGGTCTCTATTCCGGTAATGGGAAGTGGGGATGTTGTTGATCGCGCATCAGCGGAGCAGCGCTTAGTAGGCAAGGTCGCTGGGCTCTTTATTGGCCGCGCCAGTATGTCGAATCCGCTCGTGTTTAGTGAGATTATGAGCGGGGCACCGAGCGCTTTGCGTGGTAATCAAAAACTTATGTTATCAATCCTGTTTCGTTACATAGAGTTGTTGCGAGAGGACTTTCAAGATAGCGCCTGTCCTGGAAAGCTTAAGCAGCTCGCCTCTCAGATGTGTCGAGGGGCGCCGTGGAGAAAGCAGCTCCTGACCATCAATACCCTCCCAGAGCAGATACAGCTTCTTGAGATGGTGCGGGATGGCGCTTGGAAGGGTATCATCGGGGGTGAGCTAGTTGAGGAGGCCCCTGTGCGAGATGAAGATGGGTCTTGTGACCAGTACGCTATGGAATAACTGTGGAATAAGGGTGGAATAAGGGCGTAATAAGAGCCTAATAAGAGCAGAGTAACGGAATTTAAGAGTGCTAAGAATAAATAATATCTACCGAGGTTTTGGCGAGAAAGAGGTGCTCAAAGGGGTCGCCCTTACGCTAAAGCCATCCACTATCACCGGTTTAATCGGGCCAAGTGGTGGTGGTAAGAGCATCCTGCTGAAGATTATTGCACATACATGCAGCAGTGATGCCGGCACGGTTGAGTTCGAGGGGGGGTGCGGCGTTGACGACGTGGCCCTTATGTTTCAAGAGGGGGCGCTCTTTGATTCTCTCTCCGTATACGATAACGTGGCGTTTCCATTGGTACAGGGCAACGTACCCACAAATGGATTGCCTACCGAGCAGCGTGAAATGGTGTGCAGTAAGGTTGGCGAGATCTTAGCGCGGGTAGGACTTACCAAGGCGGCCTACAAGTTACCGGGACAGTTAAGTGGTGGGATGAGGCGGAGGGTTTCTCTTGCGCGCGCACTCGTAAGCCGACCACGTATCTTGCTACTCGATGATCCAACGAGTGGGCTTGATCCTGTGGCGAGTAGCGTCATTATGGAGCTAATCGTAGAGCTGCACCGCGATTATAAGCCGATTACTTTTATCGTTAGTCACGATCTGCGAAGGCTCTTGCCAATAGCGGATCGTATCATTGCGCTCTTTGATGGTAACGTAGCGTTTGATGGCTCACTTGACGATCTGCGCCAGGGAGCTTCAGCATCGGTGCGTAGTTTTGTCGCCTGTCGCTTCGAACTCGGAACTCCGAGTATAGAGCCGTCAGTTATTGTATAAGGATTTATTGTGGCATTCATGAAGCATAGAGCGATAGAGGAGTCCCGTGAGCGATTTCTCTCAGGTATTGGGGTACCTAGTAAGGGCACCTTCGTAGCCGATGACTTTCAACAGGCAGCTATCTCAAACTTAGCGGCTGGTATCGACACACTCGTAGTTGCCCCTACCGGCTCAGGCAAGACCTTTATCGCTATTCAGGCGATGCGAGACTTACTTAAGAAGGGAAAGTATCCGATCTATACCACCCCGCTTAAAGCGCTTTCGAATACGAAGTATACCGAGTTTCAAAATACATTTGGGCCTGAGCACTCTGTCGGATTGCTTACAGGTGACAGAAAGATTGAGGGGGATTCCGATATCGTTATCGCGACGACCGAGATCTATCGTAACGAGCTCTATCGAGGCTTTGGTCGATACTCGTTAGTTATTCTGGATGAGGTGCACTATATCGCAGACCCGCAACGCGGTGCCGTGTGGGAGGAGAGTATCATCCTAACGCCTAGCACCTCTACCCTGTTGATGCTCTCCGCTTCAATCTCAAACGCCGAGGAGATCGCGTCCTGGATTGAAGAGGTTAGAAATAAGGAGTGTCGTATCGTTCAAAAGATAGAGCGCCCGGTAGAGCTGCGCTATGGATTCCTTCATCCACGTTACGGTGTTATCCCACTTAGTGATGAAAAGGGGCACCTCTCACCAGAGGTTGCGCACTACTATAGTGGTGCTAGTCTTGACGGAGACGGGATGCGTGTCTCAGGCTCGTA carries:
- a CDS encoding ATP-binding cassette domain-containing protein; the protein is MLRINNIYRGFGEKEVLKGVALTLKPSTITGLIGPSGGGKSILLKIIAHTCSSDAGTVEFEGGCGVDDVALMFQEGALFDSLSVYDNVAFPLVQGNVPTNGLPTEQREMVCSKVGEILARVGLTKAAYKLPGQLSGGMRRRVSLARALVSRPRILLLDDPTSGLDPVASSVIMELIVELHRDYKPITFIVSHDLRRLLPIADRIIALFDGNVAFDGSLDDLRQGASASVRSFVACRFELGTPSIEPSVIV
- a CDS encoding tRNA-dihydrouridine synthase — protein: MIKEYKVRNITISPGLVLSPMSGVTTRPFRKLVKQLNPNSVGLLVSEFVSVEGMTRGSLRTLEMMRFSEEERPYCVQIFGYEINRMRDAALMVQDLGVDIVDINCGCPAPKVVKRGGGCELMRQPEHLVQIVRAIKGAISIPLTLKMRAGWDDSSRNAVDLAKILESEGIEALAVHGRTRAQLYRGEADWSLVEQVANAVSIPVMGSGDVVDRASAEQRLVGKVAGLFIGRASMSNPLVFSEIMSGAPSALRGNQKLMLSILFRYIELLREDFQDSACPGKLKQLASQMCRGAPWRKQLLTINTLPEQIQLLEMVRDGAWKGIIGGELVEEAPVRDEDGSCDQYAME
- a CDS encoding DEAD/DEAH box helicase, with translation MKHRAIEESRERFLSGIGVPSKGTFVADDFQQAAISNLAAGIDTLVVAPTGSGKTFIAIQAMRDLLKKGKYPIYTTPLKALSNTKYTEFQNTFGPEHSVGLLTGDRKIEGDSDIVIATTEIYRNELYRGFGRYSLVILDEVHYIADPQRGAVWEESIILTPSTSTLLMLSASISNAEEIASWIEEVRNKECRIVQKIERPVELRYGFLHPRYGVIPLSDEKGHLSPEVAHYYSGASLDGDGMRVSGSYQEQGGSYGRSRNGGGRGPRGGGGGGGSRRGSSSGRGRR
- a CDS encoding response regulator — its product is FTTKNEGGTGIGLSTVNSIVEQLGGAIEVDSQQGVGTEFRIIFPLLAVEEQTELLQAQDDSKPLKGRGERVLVIDDEYAVRNVLGLSLSHLGYAIETAASGLEGIEKFVNAGGDFDLVILDLLMPGLSGEEVFNRILEINRGARVLIVSGFSSEHVVQRILESGGRDFIQKPFSIEVLSRKVRGCLYD